A genomic region of Nymphalis io chromosome 3, ilAglIoxx1.1, whole genome shotgun sequence contains the following coding sequences:
- the LOC126781116 gene encoding E3 ubiquitin-protein ligase lubel isoform X3: protein MLKNRGRDPRSAIPSTPLLVRSIAPRAPMAKPEPDYEVVEFPADQYVNAKMQPPPPPPPRPATGHPIDAGASCGLCGGGGARVRCTECGRRALCASCDDMYHRHPKRRHHQRQALSYSQLLDERPPLPPKAAPPVPPPRRHKISGERSSASPRPSVMDQRRATLNTSVGAHNPMSTITNPNHITTQRALIQQPQGAVPNMSHMGSMPYLPSAVHHANATVANQEQSMAMGQFSSWGRPRGSLQGFNMTPNMMQPLPLEPWEVRENLSTQSWGRPLRRGASVMELGGGPTGCTGCAHCAANANPWRYGSCANLDHQWIGPSPVPGAGPWPQTCCSPHSAPHNPHIPTHPHPHLPQTPQPYRRMDSRGVSRAASRAGSRAASPALSLRSRTSRRSKHRTPSPPIPSSDADSESEVESDHPETLNKDEDNSLGPAPPPPAATWQCEHCTFVNEPGVRVCAVCCRTPTVKPKIVTDVINNGVERLKVTEKSSRSPSIQSSHAVEKTLIKTDDKSKKTRSTKERTSTGCGPSPPREDKLLLKSKNTTPTREQSNERSEQTRIRHDIAVGPSPPKEILDGQRTSLLKNNPIIQSSNQTSNNLRSSSRIGSPIDGSSKLHNISVGPSPPRDSPKRTMSSYQSNSINFQKKSVGSSPPRENVDSRPLSRSSRTNTGTSPPPQNISTQTYEVPNNWERAQSVARSRPRRRLREENRRERSHSRLSLSSDTRESERSVRTSGNRWEWREPRDSSPNADWSESERRRTSRLTRRASHLDVRRRPGQRSSMYGSEAPSPEPFSSNRAISLEALAGAGSRSDAERGLELARLMTDAEKLGFSAAEVHAALAQNPVAPLAWLSERWPSLCAGVRAAAARLAPGVNVTELEARASLAKHRGAMWPAVNDCVERSRRQTEVIGEEGRLRGHVWGPPTGADDEGAPPFAFSSRLHRNRAEDSSDEFEVTTNRFQDDDWMYLPLEINTKTNHEFESPIIKDHTDVANNSSLDIAEKLKSLLIQAGIPSADEKLLLKGLLGNHSLYSENSDINHSKTFEQDKPNVTDLVQSENDFIAAYNALTRLSPLPSVNKNDVTETSDVLEQIETQKPQDSIDYFSANVSKDHNLIKETIAFKSQSIEKNTNSELRNVPERKISTENNVPQETIGEIEDIVQNTNVININDVKEDKSINLNEIVDNTQKIIQQMKREINSDINSINDKSNSQSEVGDRSNDSHSSSEKESSYSDTDGDGTEDLSSDEKDTSTSDDENPNDKFEDQMSIHRTSSEENEQFEEAMDHVETELEDFKQTNIEILNSIARSLQEEHTLTIEITESKDKNYTQQMSQDMNNNLFAAVNSFEEIYAELNNDKQKKEDQTINKFPDMNKLKSSSNNNSKTKIKSKFNPAYTQQQIDISIFRPDSPIELVITNQMPQLFTATLEEFDNLEEKDNSSQERDLSEAVTEAVEESSKEVIKNNITNEYLELREESSVHINDNLEILKDNITATDMLLTITTNDSNANEKDFNQINSDQSEEIVNKNLSDNMHQETIGSLEQSNAHAQAYKENAEKNTLTESAKIKTHHITNKSNIPKLVKTIQSTKQKIENKNLPKLIASKVPIRRASLKQYPAPNPPKRHFGDIQSGHVKQLQTRLFNNKIVKTNIETFAMPEIRASTSTSKKSPAPSPPTQPAIQDQDTGLPKDKNVFFRETCRTEDEWTESDPEDQDFQINLNKVEEPIPTPVSQIPPVTLRHISGQLIDLANVRLPEGSPERQARMLLAEGATETWEQAQLAVDLISQGTDPPAALLAALECADLSSALAYLHQDCELCASKFPEHEMVSMLRCTHRCCRECARHYFTVQITERSIVDCVCPYCKEPELENLPEDDWLDYFAHMDILLKTLLEIEVHELFQRKLRDRTLAKDPNFKWCVECSSGFFVHPKQKKLRCPECKSITCSSCRKQWTVNHDGITCEQYAAWLEDNDPERSIAAVQQHLRENGLECPRCHFKYSLSRGGCMHFTCTQCKYEFCFGCGKPFTMGARCGLSEYCARLGLHAHHPRNCLFYLRDKEPHELQTLLQMNNVSYETEAAEGSNNRCPIQLQRETPTGLVDTTCGSEVQPKQAGLCKMHYVEYLAGMARALDPIPIMDVSELVAELRRRALPLPERGPWDTDPIYAGMCAEIVREKIPLD from the exons atgttGAAAAACCGAGGGCGGGACCCGCGCTCGGCAATACCGAGCACTCCCCTGCTAGTCCGTTCTATTGCACCCCGAGCTCCTATGGCAAAACCAGAACCAGACTACGAAGTTGTAGAGTTCCCTGCCGATCAATACGTCAACGCAAAAATGCAGCCACCACCGCCACCTCCGCCAAGACCAGCTACAG GTCACCCAATAGATGCGGGTGCCTCCTGCGGCTTGTGCGGCGGGGGCGGAGCACGAGTACGATGCACGGAGTGCGGCCGACGAGCTCTGTGCGCGTCGTGCGATGATATGTACCATAGACACCCAAAACGAAGACATCATCAACGAcaa GCCCTCTCGTATTCACAACTTCTCGACGAAAGACCCCCGCTGCCACCGAAAGCTGCTCCGCCCGTGCCGCCGCCGCGAAGACATAAG ATAAGCGGCGAGAGGTCAAGTGCTAGTCCCCGACCATCCGTTATGGACCAACGTCGAGCTACTCTTAACACGTCAGTGGGAGCGCATAATCCAATGTCGACGATAACTAATCCCAATCACATCACCACACAACGCGCACTTATTCAACAGCCGCAGGGAGCAGTTCCGAACATGTCACACATGGGCAGCATGCCATATTTACCAAGTGCCGTCCATCACGCAAATGCGACTGTTGCCAATCAGGAGCAAAGCATGGCCATGGGACAATTTTCTTCTTGGGGCCGACCACGTGGTTCTCTTCAGGGATTTAATATGACTCCAAACATG ATGCAACCTCTTCCTCTAGAGCCATGGGAAGTACGGGAGAACTTATCCACACAGAGTTGGGGACGCCCTTTAAGACGAGGAGCATCGGTCATGGAGTTAGGCGGAGGCCCGACCGGATGCACTGGTTGCGCTCATTGCGCAGCTAACGCTAATCCTTGGCGTTACGGAAGTTGTGCTAACTTAGATCATCAATGGATTGGACCAAGCCCTGTACCTGGTGCTGGCCCATGGCCACAGACATGTTGTAGCCCACATTCAGCACCACACAACCCTCACATACCGACCCATCCACATCCACATTTGCCGCAAACACCACAGCCCTATCGTAGAA TGGATAGTCGAGGAGTTTCACGTGCAGCTTCCCGGGCAGGTTCTCGAGCAGCTTCACCAGCGCTAAGCTTACGATCACGCACATCACGGCGTTCTAAACATCGAACCCCGTCTCCTCCTATACCATCAAGTGACGCTGACTCTGAGAGTGAAGTAGAAAGCGACCATCCAGAAACACTAAATAAAGATGAAGATAACTCCTTAGGACCCGCTCCACCACCACCCGCTGCTACTTGGCAATGTGAACATTGCACATTTGTTAATGAGCCTGGAGTCAGAGTGTGTGCAGTATGCTGTCGAACACCAACTGTCAAACCGAAAATTGTTACCGACGTTATTAATAACGGTGTAGAGAGACTTAAAGTCACAGAAAAATCCTCACGATCACCTTCCATACAATCTAGTCATGCAGTTGAGAAGACTTTAATAAAAACTG acgACAAAAGCAAAAAAACTAGATCAACTAAAGAACGTACGTCTACAGGATGTGGACCGTCTCCGCCAAGGgaagataaattattacttaaatccAAAAATACTACTCCAACAAGGGAGCAAAGTAATGAACGTTCAGAACAAACCCGGATTCGTCATGATATAGCTGTAGGGCCGTCTCCTCCAAAAGAAATACTAGATGGACAGAGAACatctttattgaaaaataatcctATTATTCAATCTTCAAATCAAACATCGAATAACTTAAGATCGTCTTCTAGAATTGGCAGTCCCATAGACGGGTCTTCAAAGCTGCATAATATTTCTGTCGGTCCTTCTCCACCACGTGATAGTCCTAAACGCACAATGTCTTCTTACCAAAGTAACTccataaattttcaaaaaaagtcCGTTGGAAGCTCACCTCCTCGAGAAAATGTTGACAGTCGACCTTTATCCAGATCTAGCCGTACTAATACTGGAACTTCTCCACCGCCACAGAATATTTCTACGCAg actTATGAAGTACCAAATAATTGGGAGCGAGCTCAATCAGTAGCTAGATCTCGGCCACGACGACGCTTGAGAGAAGAGAATCGACGAGAAAGATCTCATAGTAGACTCTCCTTATCCAGTGATACACGA GAAAGCGAAAGGAGTGTTCGTACAAGCGGTAACAGATGGGAATGGCGAGAGCCTCGTGATAGTAGTCCGAACGCAGACTGGAGTGAGAGCGAACGGCGGCGCACCAGTCGCCTCACACGACGGGCGTCACATCTTGACGTCCGACGAAGACCAGGACAACGTTCCAGCATGTATGGATCTGAG GCTCCTTCACCGGAACCATTCTCAAGTAACCGCGCTATATCGCTCGAAGCACTGGCCGGAGCTGGATCGAGGAGTGACGCCGAAAGGGGCTTAGAATTGGCACGTTTAATGACCGATGCTGAAAAACTAGGTTTTAGTGCAGCAGAAGTACATGCCGCTTTAGCGCAAAATCCAGTAGCACCACTAGCATGGTTAAGTGAGCGGTGGCCAAGTCTGTGTGCAGGAGTTCGCGCCGCTGCAGCTCGACTCGCTCCAGGTGTTAACGTCACTGAGCTCGAAGCCCGTGCGTCATTGGCAAAACATAGAGGAGCAATGTGGCCTGCTGTCAACGACTGTGTGGAGAGATCTCGACGGCAG ACAGAAGTTATCGGTGAAGAAGGTAGATTGCGAGGCCACGTATGGGGTCCACCAACCGGAGCAGACGATGAAGGGGCACCACCCTTTGCATTTTCCAGCCGCTTACACCGCAATCGCG CAGAAGACAGTTCAGACGAATTCGAAGTAACTACAAACAGATTTCAAGACGATGACTGGATGTACTTACCATTAGAAATAAATACCAAGACTAATCACGAATTTGAAAGTCCGATAATAAAGGATCACACAGATGTGGCTAACAACAGTAGTCTAGATATAgcagaaaaattaaaaagtctaTTAATTCAAGCTGGTATTCCCTCAGCTGatgaaaaattacttttaaagggTTTGTTAGGCAACCATTCTTTGTATTCTGAGAATAGTGACATAAACCATAGTAAAACATTTGAACAAGATAAACCCAATGTAACAGATTTAGTTCAATCTGAAAATGATTTCATAGCTGCATACAACGCATTAACAAGACTAAGCCCATTACCAAGTGTAAACAAAAATGACGTTACTGAAACAAGCGATGTTTTGGAACAGATTGAAACACAAAAGCCTCAAGATAGTATTGATTATTTCTCGGCAAATGTATCAAAAGATCATAATTTGATAAAGGAAACAATAGCCTTTAAATCACAGTcaatagaaaaaaacacaaatagtgAATTAAGAAACGTTCCTGAGAGGAAAATATCAACAGAAAATAATGTACCTCAAGAGACAATAGGTGAAATTGAAGACATTGTTCAAAAtactaatgtaataaatataaatgatgtgAAAGAAGATAAATCAATCAACCTTAACGAAATAGTGGacaatacacaaaaaataatccAACAAATGAAGAGGGAAATCAACTCTGATATTAATTCcataaatgataaaagtaaCTCACAAAGCGAAGTCGGCGATAGATCTAATGATTCACATTCATCTTCTGAAAAAGAATCAAGTTATAGCGACACAGACGGAGACGGCACAGAAGACTTGTCGTCTGATGAAAAGGATACATCAACTAGTGACGACGAAAACCCTAATGATAAATTTGAAGACCAGATGTCAATCCACAGAACTAGTTCGGAAGAGAATGAACAGTTTGAAGAGGCAATGGATCATGTCGAAACTGAACTTGAAGATTTTAAGCaaacaaatatagaaatattaaattccaTCGCAAGAAGTTTACAGGAAGAACATACTTTAACAATAGAAATTACTGaatcaaaagataaaaattatacacagCAGATGAGCCAAGATatgaataacaatttatttgctGCAGTTAATTCGTTTGAAGAAATATATGCAGAACTCAAcaatgataaacaaaaaaaagaagacCAAACGATTAATAAGTTTCCTGATATGAACAAACTCAAAAGCTcttcaaataataatagcaaaactaaaataaaaagtaaatttaatccTGCTTATACCCAACAACAAATAGACATTTCTATTTTCAGACCTGATTCGCCTATTGAGTTAGTAATTACTAACCAGATGCCTCAACTCTTTACGGCAACTTTAGAAGAATTTGATAATTTAGAAGAAAAAGATAATAGTTCTCAAGAACGAGATCTTAGTGAAGCAGTTACTGAAGCAGTAGAGGAATCCTCGaaagaagtaattaaaaataacattacaaatgAGTATTTAGAATTAAGGGAGGAAAGTAGTGTACATATTAATGATaatcttgaaattttaaaagataatataaccGCCACAGACATGTTATTAACAATAACCACAAACGATAGTAATGCCAACGAAAAAgatttcaatcaaattaattCAGATCAGAGTgaagaaattgttaataaaaacttaagtgATAATATGCATCAGGAAACTATTGGTTCATTGGAACAGTCAAATGCACATGCACAAGCATATAAAGAAAATGCTGAGAAAAATACTTTGACTGAGagtgcaaaaataaaaacacatcatataactaataaatcaaatattccGAAACTTGTAAAAACAATCCAAAGTACCAAACAAAAGATAGAGAATAAAAATTTACCTAAACTTATAGCATCCAAAGTTCCTATTCGTAGAGCAAGCTTGAAACAGTATCCTGCACCTAATCCTCCAAAAAGACATTTTGGTGACATCCAAAGTGGACATGTTAAACAACTACAAACTAGACTGTTCAACAACAAAATAGTTAAAACTAATATTGAAACATTTGCGATGCCCGAAATTAGGGCTTCAACTTCTACATCAAAAAAAAGTCCAGCTCCTTCTCCTCCAACACAACCAGCTATACAAGATCAAGACACCGGCTTACCAAAAgataagaatgtttttttcaGAGAAACATGTCGTACAGAAGATGAATGGACCGAAAGTGACCCAGAAGATCAAGATttccaaataaatttaaacaaagtgGAGGAACCGATTCCTACCCCTGTTTCGCAAATACCACCGGTAACTTTACGACATATTTCTGGCCAACTAATCGACTTAGCTAATGTTCGATTACCTGAGGGTTCACCAgag AGACAAGCACGAATGCTATTAGCAGAAGGCGCAACAGAAACTTGGGAGCAGGCGCAGCTTGCGGTGGACTTGATCTCACAAGGAACAGATCCTCCTGCTGCTCTTTTGGCTGCTTTAGAATGTGCAGATCTTTCATCAGCTCTTGCGTACTTACACCAAGACTGTGAACTTTGCGCATCAAAGTTTCCGGAACATGAG ATGGTATCTATGTTACGTTGTACACACAGATGTTGTCGAGAATGTGCTCGCCATTACTTTACAGTACAAATAACGGAACGTAGTATTGTAGACTGCGTTTGTCCATATTGTAAAGAACCGGAGTTGGAAAACCTTCCAGAAGATGATTGGCTTGACTACTTTGCCCATATGGATATATTACTAAAAACATTGTTGGAAATAGAAGTACATGAACTTTTTCAAAGAAAG TTGCGTGATAGGACTCTTGCAAAAGATCCTAATTTTAAATGGTGTGTCGAATGTTCTTCAGGATTTTTCGTACATCCAAAACAAAAGAAGTTACGCTGTCCTGAGTGCAAATCAATTACTTGCTCAAGTTGTAGAAAACAG TGGACAGTCAATCATGACGGAATAACGTGCGAGCAATACGCAGCATGGCTTGAAGACAACGATCCCGAGAGATCTATAGCAGCCGTTCAACAACATCTACGAGAGAACGGACTGGAATGCCCGAgatgtcattttaaatattcattatccag AGGCGGCTGTATGCACTTCACTTGCACGCAATGCAAATATGAGTTCTGCTTCGGGTGTGGGAAGCCATTCACGATGGGAGCGCGCTGCGGGCTCAGCGAGTACTGCGCTCGATTAGGCCTACATGCACACCATCCGCGTAATTGTCTTTTCTATCTACGTGATAAGGAACCGCATGAATTACAGACACTTTTACAA ATGAATAATGTGTCCTACGAAACGGAAGCAGCAGAGGGTAGCAATAATCGATGTCCAATACAGTTGCAACGAGAAACTCCCACTGGACTCGTAGATACCACCTGTGGCAGTGAAGTACAACCAAAACAGGCAGGACTTTGCAA GATGCACTACGTGGAGTACCTGGCGGGTATGGCGCGTGCGCTCGACCCAATCCCCATCATGGATGTGAGCGAACTCGTGGCAGAGCTGCGCCGTCGTGCGCTGCCGCTGCCCGAGCGCGGGCCCTGGGACACTGATCCTATATACGCCGGGATGTGCGCAGAG atcgTTAGGGAGAAGATACCTCTCGACTGA